The Streptomyces seoulensis genome contains a region encoding:
- a CDS encoding [protein-PII] uridylyltransferase: MTRTDDRKEADDTGPSGYAAARLHLLNQGARSGPPRRSALAGLTDDWLTGLFTAAAPAAKGVSLVAVGGYGRGELSPRSDLDLLLLHDGTDPAAVAALADRLWYPVWDLGISLDHSVRTPAEARKTAGDDLKVQLGLLDARHLAGDLGLTAGLRTAILADWRNQAPRRLPELQELCAERAERHGELRFLLEPDLKEARGGLRDATALRAVAASWLADAPREGLADARRRLLDARDALHLLTGRATDRLALQEQDQVAAELGLLDADTLLRQVYEAARVISYAGDVTWREVGRVLRARAVRPRLRAMLGGGKPVAERTPLAEGVVEQDGEAVLARTARPERDPVLPLRAAAAAAQAALPLSPHAVRRMAATARPLPTPWPAEAREQLITLLGSGRPTVDVWEALEAEGLISRLLPDWERVRCRPQRNAVHLWTVDRHLIETAVRASALTRRVSRPDLLLVAALLHDIGKGWPGDHSVAGEIIAKDVAARLGFDRADVTVLAALVRHHLLLVDTATRRDLDDPATLRAVADAVGSQSTLELLHALTEADALATGPAAWSAWRGSLVADLVRRVSAVLAGEHPGTEPEPAAPTAEQERLAIEAHRTGGPVLALRAQAEPAAPHDDTSGGSEPLGVELLIAVPDQPGVLPALAGVLALHRLTVRTGGLRTLRLPDDVDDDGSVLLLDWRVAAEYGSLPQATRLRADLVRALDGTLDITTRLAERDAAYPRRRGRAAPPPRVTVAPAASRHATVIEVRAQDAPGLLFRIGSALEKAAVRVRSMHVSTLGANAVDAFYVTSGTGAPLPPQDATATARALEEALRA; the protein is encoded by the coding sequence GTGACGCGCACGGATGACCGCAAAGAAGCCGACGACACGGGACCCAGCGGCTACGCGGCGGCCCGGCTGCACCTCCTCAACCAGGGGGCGCGGTCCGGGCCGCCGCGCCGTTCCGCCCTCGCCGGACTCACCGACGACTGGCTGACCGGCCTCTTCACCGCCGCCGCACCGGCCGCCAAGGGCGTCTCCCTCGTCGCCGTCGGCGGCTACGGCCGCGGCGAACTCTCCCCCCGCAGCGATCTCGACCTGCTGCTCCTCCACGACGGCACCGACCCCGCGGCCGTCGCCGCCCTCGCCGACCGCCTCTGGTACCCCGTCTGGGACCTCGGCATCAGCCTCGACCACTCCGTCCGCACCCCCGCCGAAGCCCGCAAGACCGCCGGCGACGACCTCAAGGTCCAACTCGGCCTGCTCGACGCCCGCCACCTCGCCGGCGACCTCGGCCTCACCGCCGGACTGCGCACCGCGATCCTCGCCGACTGGCGCAACCAGGCCCCCAGACGCCTCCCCGAACTCCAGGAACTCTGCGCCGAACGCGCCGAACGCCACGGCGAACTGCGCTTCCTCCTCGAACCCGACCTCAAGGAGGCCCGGGGCGGGCTGCGCGACGCCACCGCCCTGCGCGCCGTCGCCGCCTCCTGGCTCGCCGACGCACCCCGCGAGGGCCTCGCCGACGCCCGCCGACGCCTCCTCGACGCCCGCGACGCCCTCCACCTCCTCACCGGCCGCGCCACCGACCGCCTCGCCCTCCAGGAACAGGACCAGGTCGCCGCCGAACTCGGACTCCTCGACGCCGACACCCTGCTCCGCCAGGTCTACGAGGCCGCCCGCGTGATCTCGTACGCCGGGGACGTCACCTGGCGCGAGGTCGGCCGCGTCCTGCGCGCCCGCGCCGTACGGCCCCGGCTGCGCGCCATGCTCGGTGGCGGAAAGCCCGTCGCCGAACGCACCCCGCTCGCCGAAGGCGTCGTCGAACAGGACGGCGAGGCCGTACTCGCCCGCACCGCCCGTCCCGAACGCGACCCCGTACTGCCCCTGCGCGCCGCGGCCGCCGCCGCCCAGGCGGCCCTCCCGCTCTCCCCGCACGCCGTACGGCGCATGGCCGCCACCGCGCGCCCCCTGCCCACCCCCTGGCCCGCCGAGGCCCGCGAACAACTGATCACCCTGCTCGGCTCCGGCCGCCCCACCGTCGACGTATGGGAGGCACTGGAGGCCGAGGGACTGATCAGCCGCCTCCTGCCCGACTGGGAACGCGTCCGCTGCCGCCCCCAGCGCAACGCCGTCCACCTCTGGACCGTCGACCGGCACCTCATCGAGACCGCAGTCCGCGCCTCCGCCCTCACCCGCCGTGTCAGCCGCCCCGACCTGCTGCTCGTCGCCGCCCTCCTGCACGACATCGGCAAGGGCTGGCCCGGCGACCACTCGGTGGCCGGTGAGATCATCGCCAAGGACGTCGCCGCCCGGCTCGGCTTCGACCGCGCCGACGTCACCGTCCTGGCCGCCCTCGTCCGGCACCACCTGCTGCTGGTCGACACCGCCACCCGCCGCGACCTCGACGACCCCGCCACCCTCCGGGCCGTCGCCGACGCCGTCGGCAGCCAGAGCACGCTGGAACTGCTGCACGCCCTCACCGAGGCCGACGCCCTCGCCACCGGCCCCGCCGCCTGGTCCGCCTGGCGCGGCTCCCTCGTCGCCGACCTCGTCCGCCGGGTCTCCGCCGTGCTCGCCGGAGAGCACCCCGGCACCGAACCCGAACCCGCCGCCCCCACCGCCGAACAGGAACGCCTCGCCATCGAGGCCCACCGCACCGGCGGCCCCGTCCTCGCCCTGCGCGCCCAGGCCGAACCCGCCGCACCGCACGACGACACCTCCGGCGGGAGCGAGCCGCTCGGCGTCGAACTGCTCATCGCCGTACCCGACCAGCCCGGCGTCCTGCCCGCGCTCGCCGGAGTCCTCGCCCTGCACCGGCTCACCGTCCGCACCGGCGGTCTGCGCACCCTCCGTCTGCCCGACGATGTGGACGACGACGGCTCCGTCCTGCTGCTCGACTGGCGGGTCGCCGCCGAGTACGGCTCCCTCCCACAGGCCACCCGGCTCCGCGCCGACCTCGTCCGCGCCCTCGACGGCACCCTGGACATCACCACCCGCCTCGCCGAACGCGACGCCGCCTACCCCCGCCGCCGGGGCCGGGCCGCCCCGCCCCCGCGCGTCACCGTCGCCCCGGCCGCCTCCCGCCACGCCACGGTCATCGAGGTCCGCGCCCAGGACGCACCTGGCCTGCTGTTCCGTATCGGCTCGGCCCTGGAGAAGGCGGCGGTACGGGTACGGAGCATGCATGTCAGCACGCTGGGCGCGAACGCGGTCGACGCTTTCTACGTCACCAGCGGCACCGGGGCGCCACTGCCCCCGCAGGACGCGACGGCGACGGCCCGGGCGCTGGAGGAGGCGCTGCGAGCCTGA
- a CDS encoding P-II family nitrogen regulator gives MRLITAVVKPHRLDEIKEALQAFGVHGLTVTEASGYGRQRGHTEVYRGAEYTVDLVPKIRVEVLAEDEDAEQLIDVIVKAARTGKIGDGKVWSLPVETAVRVRTGERGPDAL, from the coding sequence ATGAGGCTCATCACGGCGGTCGTCAAGCCGCACCGGCTCGACGAGATCAAGGAAGCCCTCCAGGCGTTCGGTGTCCACGGACTCACCGTCACCGAAGCCAGCGGCTACGGCCGCCAGCGCGGGCACACCGAGGTCTACCGCGGCGCCGAGTACACCGTCGACCTCGTCCCCAAGATCCGCGTCGAGGTGCTCGCCGAGGACGAGGACGCCGAGCAGTTGATCGACGTCATCGTCAAGGCCGCCCGGACCGGCAAGATCGGGGACGGCAAGGTCTGGTCCCTGCCGGTCGAGACCGCCGTCCGCGTCCGCACCGGCGAGCGCGGCCCGGACGCGCTCTGA
- a CDS encoding ammonium transporter produces MAAAITLAAEAPKLSSANTGFMLICSALVLLMTPGLAFFYGGMVRVKSTLNMLMMSFISIGIVTILWVLYGFSLAFGSGSAFIGWNADWLGLSDIGLTELWPDYTIPVFVFMVFQMMFAIITPALISGALADRVKFSAWALFVALWATVVYIPVAHWVWASDGWAFKLGVIDFAGGTAVHINAGAAALGVILVIGKRVGFKKDPMRPHSLPLVMLGAGLLWFGWFGFNAGSWLGNDDGVGALMFVNTQVATAAAMLAWLAYEKIRHGAFTTLGAASGAVAGLVAITPSGGAVSPLGAIAVGAIAGVACAAAVGLKFRFGYDDSLDVVGVHMVGGIVGSLLIGFFATGKGQSDAAGVFYGDHSFDQLWKQCAGVFAVLAYSLLASAVLAFLLDRTIGMRVPEDEEISGIDQSQHAETAYDFSGAGGGVVGSGTAQASAATKNKKVDA; encoded by the coding sequence ATGGCAGCAGCCATCACGCTTGCCGCGGAGGCACCGAAACTGTCCTCCGCGAACACAGGCTTCATGCTGATCTGTTCCGCCCTGGTGCTGCTCATGACGCCGGGTCTGGCCTTCTTCTACGGAGGCATGGTCCGCGTCAAGAGCACCCTCAACATGCTGATGATGAGCTTCATCAGCATCGGTATCGTCACCATCCTCTGGGTGCTCTACGGCTTCTCCCTGGCCTTCGGCTCGGGGTCCGCCTTCATCGGATGGAACGCCGACTGGCTCGGACTGAGCGACATCGGGCTGACGGAACTCTGGCCGGACTACACCATCCCGGTGTTCGTCTTCATGGTCTTCCAGATGATGTTCGCCATCATCACCCCCGCACTCATCAGCGGAGCCCTCGCCGACCGGGTGAAGTTCTCGGCCTGGGCCCTGTTCGTCGCCCTGTGGGCCACGGTCGTCTACATCCCGGTCGCCCACTGGGTCTGGGCCTCCGACGGCTGGGCCTTCAAGCTCGGCGTCATCGACTTCGCGGGCGGCACCGCCGTCCACATCAACGCCGGTGCCGCAGCGCTCGGCGTCATCCTGGTCATCGGCAAGCGCGTCGGCTTCAAGAAGGACCCGATGCGCCCGCACAGCCTGCCGCTCGTCATGCTCGGCGCCGGACTGCTGTGGTTCGGCTGGTTCGGCTTCAACGCCGGCTCCTGGCTGGGCAACGACGACGGCGTGGGCGCCCTGATGTTCGTCAACACCCAGGTCGCCACCGCCGCCGCCATGCTGGCCTGGCTCGCCTACGAGAAGATCCGGCACGGCGCGTTCACCACCCTCGGCGCCGCCTCCGGTGCCGTCGCCGGACTCGTCGCCATCACCCCGTCCGGGGGCGCCGTCTCCCCGCTCGGCGCGATCGCCGTCGGCGCCATCGCCGGTGTCGCCTGCGCCGCCGCCGTCGGCCTGAAGTTCAGGTTCGGCTACGACGACTCCCTCGACGTCGTCGGCGTCCACATGGTCGGCGGCATCGTCGGCTCCCTGCTCATCGGCTTCTTCGCCACCGGCAAGGGCCAGTCCGACGCGGCCGGCGTCTTCTACGGCGACCACTCCTTCGACCAGCTCTGGAAGCAGTGCGCCGGCGTCTTCGCCGTCCTCGCCTACTCCCTGCTGGCCTCCGCCGTCCTCGCCTTCCTCCTCGACAGGACCATCGGCATGCGGGTCCCCGAGGACGAGGAGATCTCCGGCATCGACCAGTCCCAGCACGCCGAGACCGCCTACGACTTCAGCGGCGCCGGCGGCGGGGTCGTCGGCAGCGGCACGGCGCAGGCGTCGGCCGCCACGAAGAACAAGAAGGTGGACGCATGA
- the nsdA gene encoding transcriptional repressor NsdA: MGGNGGGGTNADKRPNDLLGSWFVRSGWSKGELARQVNRRARQLGANHISTDTSRVRRWLDGENPREPIPRILSELFSERFGCVVSIEDLGLRVARQSPSASGVDLPWTGPQTVALLSEFSRSDLMLARRGFLGTSLGLSAGPALIEPMQRWLVPTPSASAPPEPDPAHEPRRPGRLSRPELELLESTTKMFRQWDAQCGGGLRRKAVVGQLHEVTDLLQEPQPEATTRKLFKVAAELAELAGWMSYDVGLQPTAQKYFVLALHAAKEAGDKPLGSYVLSSMSRQMIHLGRPDDALELIHLAQYGSRDCASPRTQSMLYAMEARAYANMGQPGKCKRAVRMAEDTFADADDWDEPDPDWIRFFSEAELHGENSHSFRDLAYVAGRSPTYASLAEPLMERAVELFAKDGEHQRSYALNLIGMATVHLLQREPERGSAYASSAMETARKVRSERVNTRIRKTVGTAVRDFGDLSVVIDLTEQLAVDLPESAEAG, encoded by the coding sequence GTGGGCGGCAACGGCGGTGGCGGGACGAACGCTGACAAGCGCCCCAACGACCTGCTCGGTTCGTGGTTCGTGCGCAGCGGCTGGTCCAAGGGCGAGCTGGCCCGCCAGGTGAACCGCCGGGCCCGGCAGCTCGGCGCCAACCACATCTCCACCGACACCTCGCGGGTCCGCCGCTGGCTGGACGGGGAGAACCCGCGCGAACCCATCCCGCGCATCCTCTCGGAGCTGTTCTCCGAGCGGTTCGGCTGCGTCGTCTCCATCGAGGACCTCGGCCTGCGCGTCGCCCGCCAGTCACCGTCCGCGTCCGGCGTCGACCTGCCCTGGACCGGCCCGCAGACCGTCGCGCTGCTCAGCGAGTTCTCGCGCAGCGACCTGATGCTCGCCCGGCGTGGCTTCCTCGGCACCTCCCTCGGCCTCTCGGCGGGCCCCGCGCTCATCGAGCCCATGCAGCGCTGGCTGGTCCCCACCCCCTCCGCGTCGGCCCCGCCCGAGCCCGACCCGGCCCACGAGCCCCGCAGGCCCGGCCGGCTCTCCCGCCCCGAGCTGGAGCTGCTGGAGTCCACCACCAAGATGTTCCGGCAGTGGGACGCCCAGTGCGGCGGCGGCCTGCGCCGCAAGGCGGTCGTCGGGCAACTGCACGAGGTCACCGACCTCCTCCAGGAACCCCAGCCCGAGGCCACCACCCGCAAGCTCTTCAAGGTTGCCGCCGAACTCGCCGAACTGGCCGGCTGGATGTCGTACGACGTGGGGCTCCAGCCCACCGCGCAGAAGTACTTCGTCCTCGCCCTGCACGCGGCCAAGGAAGCCGGGGACAAGCCGCTCGGCTCCTACGTGCTCTCCAGCATGAGCCGCCAGATGATCCACCTCGGCCGCCCCGACGACGCCCTCGAACTCATCCATCTCGCGCAGTACGGCAGCCGGGACTGCGCCAGTCCGCGCACCCAGTCCATGCTGTATGCGATGGAGGCCCGCGCCTACGCCAACATGGGCCAGCCCGGCAAGTGCAAGCGCGCCGTCCGCATGGCCGAGGACACCTTCGCCGACGCCGACGACTGGGACGAGCCGGACCCCGACTGGATCCGCTTCTTCTCCGAGGCCGAGCTGCACGGCGAGAACTCCCACTCCTTCCGCGACCTCGCCTACGTCGCCGGCCGCAGCCCCACCTACGCCTCGCTCGCCGAGCCGCTGATGGAGCGCGCCGTGGAACTGTTCGCCAAGGACGGCGAACACCAGCGGTCCTACGCGCTCAACCTGATCGGCATGGCCACCGTGCATCTCCTCCAGCGCGAACCCGAGCGGGGCAGCGCCTACGCCTCCAGCGCCATGGAGACCGCCCGCAAGGTCCGCTCGGAGCGCGTGAACACCCGTATCCGCAAGACGGTCGGCACGGCGGTCCGGGACTTCGGGGACCTCTCCGTCGTCATCGACCTCACCGAGCAGCTCGCCGTCGACCTGCCGGAGAGCGCCGAGGCGGGCTGA
- a CDS encoding bifunctional DNA primase/polymerase, producing MGFTIGGIREIRSGTRRRGRTPECTTAAEFAGLWGWDVVPGARAAGGACSCGRAGCPEPGAHPLDFAPQVSAGATLDEASRAWAEVPGASVMLPVGRAFDVIEVAEAAGRRALVRLERMGLPLGPVTATPEGRAHFLVAPGTAAELPHLLYRMGWDDPSALDLRGLGPGTHITAPPSDRGGLGPVRWLRPPVLDGATRPPAARLLLGTLAYVAHRSAAPA from the coding sequence ATGGGTTTCACGATCGGCGGCATCCGGGAGATCCGCTCCGGCACGCGTCGGCGCGGCCGCACACCGGAATGCACCACGGCCGCCGAGTTCGCCGGGCTGTGGGGCTGGGACGTGGTGCCGGGTGCACGTGCCGCGGGCGGTGCCTGCTCGTGCGGGCGGGCCGGCTGCCCGGAGCCGGGCGCGCATCCGCTGGACTTCGCGCCCCAGGTCTCCGCGGGGGCCACGCTGGACGAGGCGAGCCGGGCGTGGGCCGAGGTGCCGGGCGCGTCGGTGATGCTGCCGGTCGGCCGGGCGTTCGACGTGATCGAGGTGGCGGAGGCCGCGGGGCGCCGGGCGCTGGTGCGGCTGGAGCGGATGGGGCTGCCTCTCGGCCCGGTCACCGCGACCCCGGAGGGCCGCGCGCACTTCCTCGTCGCCCCCGGCACCGCCGCCGAGCTGCCCCACCTGCTGTACCGCATGGGCTGGGACGACCCCTCCGCGCTGGACCTGCGCGGCCTCGGCCCGGGTACGCACATCACCGCCCCGCCCTCCGACCGGGGCGGCCTCGGTCCGGTGCGCTGGCTCAGGCCGCCGGTGCTGGACGGGGCGACGCGCCCGCCGGCGGCCCGGCTGCTGCTGGGCACGCTGGCCTATGTGGCGCACCGCTCCGCCGCCCCGGCGTAG
- the ftsY gene encoding signal recognition particle-docking protein FtsY, with the protein METIILAVVIAVVVLGALGGLLITSRLKKPLPPPPPSTPDLTAPPAEPHVGDEAETPRDEQRRTIEEVDLPGGGAPTTVEEPPAAEKAPEIEIPEPSAGRLVRLRSRLSRSQNALGKGLLTLLSREHLDEETWEEIEDTLLTADVGVQPTQQLVDRLRERVKVLGTRTPEELRGLLREELLQLVGTDMDREVKTEPESRKPGIVMVVGVNGTGKTTTTGKLARVLVADGRTVVLGAADTFRAAAADQLQTWGERVGAYTVRGPEAGDPASVAFDAVKEGKEMGVDVVLIDTAGRLHTKTGLMDELGKVKRVVEKHAPLDEVLLVLDATTGQNGLVQARVFSEVVDITGIVLTKLDGTAKGGIVIAVQNELGVPVKLIGLGEGADDLAPFDPEAFVDALLGD; encoded by the coding sequence ATGGAAACCATCATCCTTGCTGTAGTCATCGCCGTGGTCGTGCTCGGCGCGCTCGGCGGGCTCCTCATCACCAGCAGGCTCAAGAAGCCGCTGCCGCCGCCCCCGCCGTCGACCCCAGACCTGACCGCGCCCCCGGCCGAACCGCACGTCGGTGACGAGGCCGAGACCCCGCGCGACGAACAACGCCGGACCATCGAGGAGGTGGACCTTCCGGGTGGCGGCGCCCCCACCACCGTCGAGGAGCCCCCCGCCGCCGAGAAGGCTCCCGAGATCGAGATCCCGGAGCCCAGCGCCGGACGCCTCGTCCGCCTGCGCTCCCGCCTCTCCCGCTCGCAGAACGCCCTCGGCAAGGGCCTGCTCACGCTGCTGTCGCGCGAGCACCTGGACGAGGAGACCTGGGAGGAGATCGAGGACACCCTCCTCACCGCCGACGTCGGCGTCCAGCCCACCCAGCAACTGGTCGACCGGCTGCGCGAGCGCGTCAAGGTGCTCGGCACCCGCACCCCCGAGGAACTGCGCGGCCTGCTCCGCGAGGAGCTGCTCCAGCTCGTCGGCACCGACATGGACCGCGAGGTCAAGACCGAGCCCGAGAGCCGCAAGCCCGGCATCGTGATGGTCGTCGGCGTCAACGGCACCGGCAAGACCACCACCACCGGCAAGCTCGCCCGGGTCCTGGTCGCCGACGGCCGCACCGTCGTCCTCGGCGCCGCCGACACCTTCCGCGCCGCCGCCGCCGACCAGCTCCAGACCTGGGGCGAGCGCGTCGGCGCCTACACCGTGCGCGGCCCGGAGGCCGGTGACCCCGCCTCCGTCGCCTTCGACGCGGTGAAGGAGGGCAAGGAGATGGGCGTCGACGTGGTGCTCATCGACACCGCCGGACGTCTGCACACCAAGACCGGCCTCATGGACGAGCTGGGCAAGGTCAAGCGCGTCGTGGAGAAGCACGCCCCGCTCGACGAGGTGCTGCTCGTGCTCGACGCCACGACCGGCCAGAACGGCCTGGTGCAGGCCCGCGTCTTCTCCGAGGTCGTGGACATCACCGGCATCGTGCTCACCAAGCTCGACGGCACCGCCAAGGGCGGCATCGTCATCGCCGTGCAGAACGAGCTGGGCGTGCCGGTCAAGCTCATCGGCCTCGGTGAGGGCGCCGACGACCTGGCGCCGTTCGACCCGGAGGCGTTCGTCGACGCGCTCCTCGGTGACTGA